The Metabacillus sediminilitoris genome window below encodes:
- a CDS encoding DJ-1/PfpI family protein, with translation MSKKVLIVTGDAVEALEIFYPYYRCLEEGFDVTIASPSVKKLQTVSHDFIEGMETYVEKPAYGIDSQVAFANVIPSQYDGLIIPGGRAPEYIRLEESLPKIVRHFFEENKPVGAICHAAQVLTIVPDLMKGREYTAYIACKPDVTACGATYINETLHTHQNLVSGHAWPDLPGFMREFINLLK, from the coding sequence ATGAGTAAAAAAGTACTGATTGTTACTGGGGATGCTGTAGAGGCGCTTGAAATTTTTTATCCATATTATCGGTGTCTTGAAGAAGGATTTGACGTAACGATTGCTTCCCCTTCTGTAAAAAAACTACAAACAGTAAGTCACGACTTTATAGAAGGAATGGAAACATATGTGGAAAAACCTGCTTATGGCATTGATTCTCAAGTAGCTTTTGCTAATGTGATTCCTTCGCAATATGACGGTTTGATTATTCCTGGAGGACGAGCACCTGAATATATTCGCTTGGAGGAATCGTTACCGAAAATTGTCCGTCACTTCTTTGAGGAAAATAAGCCTGTTGGTGCTATCTGTCATGCGGCACAAGTGCTTACTATTGTCCCGGATTTGATGAAAGGCCGGGAGTATACAGCATATATTGCTTGTAAGCCTGATGTGACTGCATGCGGCGCTACATATATTAATGAAACATTACACACACATCAAAACCTTGTTTCTGGTCATGCGTGGCCAGATCTACCTGGGTTCATGCGTGAATTTATTAATTTACTGAAATAA
- a CDS encoding YitT family protein, which yields MYFLKKSMIIVLGSILLSLGINLFLVPYEILDGGIIGIGLICYYVWGFKAGLMIIFLSIPIFLIAWFYYRDYFYNSLHGMVISSFFIDILKPNDTLLHIEAIYSSIMGGILVGLGIGIMLRFRTSTGGTDLLAQFLSDRTGVNVGILIFIIDALVILSGGLILSSDTLQLSIITILTVGLTTSIFTSKVANG from the coding sequence ATGTATTTCCTAAAGAAAAGTATGATTATAGTTTTAGGTAGCATCTTATTATCTTTAGGAATAAATCTTTTTTTAGTACCCTACGAGATATTAGATGGGGGTATTATTGGCATAGGATTAATATGTTACTATGTATGGGGATTTAAAGCAGGACTTATGATTATATTTTTAAGTATCCCAATATTTCTAATTGCATGGTTTTATTATAGAGATTATTTTTACAATAGTTTACATGGTATGGTTATTTCCTCCTTTTTTATAGATATTTTAAAACCCAACGATACTCTTCTCCATATTGAAGCTATATACAGTTCGATTATGGGGGGGATCTTAGTTGGGCTAGGTATAGGCATTATGTTGCGCTTTAGGACAAGTACAGGTGGAACAGACCTTTTGGCCCAATTTCTTTCCGATAGAACAGGTGTTAATGTAGGGATTTTAATTTTTATAATAGATGCGCTTGTAATTCTTTCTGGAGGTCTCATATTATCATCTGACACTCTTCAACTTTCTATAATAACGATACTTACAGTCGGACTAACTACTAGTATTTTTACAAGTAAAGTTGCTAATGGTTGA
- a CDS encoding CBO0543 family protein, protein MKEGQKQLELLQHSLELNQMMIEDWQNNFVFTGEWWTLLVLSIVPWILWWKILDKKRILEILLFGLFVIIITSSLDVLGWNYSMWYYPNTLLALCTPLLPINFSLFPFFYMLIFQYFSKWKAFLVAAIILSAFFSFILEPLSEWINFYKELKWKHIYSFPIYILIGISIKLLVEKIIGVHKKFT, encoded by the coding sequence TTGAAAGAAGGTCAAAAACAGCTTGAATTGCTACAACACAGTCTTGAGTTAAATCAAATGATGATTGAAGACTGGCAAAATAATTTTGTTTTTACAGGAGAATGGTGGACTTTATTAGTTTTATCAATAGTTCCTTGGATTTTATGGTGGAAAATTTTGGATAAAAAGAGAATTTTAGAAATATTACTATTCGGTTTATTTGTGATAATAATTACATCATCTCTAGATGTTCTTGGATGGAATTATTCAATGTGGTATTATCCCAATACTTTATTAGCCTTATGTACACCATTACTCCCAATTAATTTTTCATTATTTCCATTCTTTTATATGTTAATCTTTCAATATTTCTCTAAATGGAAGGCGTTTTTAGTTGCTGCTATTATATTGTCGGCTTTTTTTTCTTTTATTTTAGAACCCTTAAGCGAATGGATAAATTTCTATAAAGAACTAAAATGGAAACATATATACTCCTTTCCAATCTATATTTTAATTGGAATTTCAATAAAATTGTTAGTTGAAAAAATTATAGGAGTTCATAAAAAATTCACGTGA
- a CDS encoding IS110 family RNA-guided transposase, whose product MKFKMQDKQNQLIERISDKHLVVGVDIAQELHVARAVNFRGIVVGDPLTFENNEDGFARLLQWINQLITKKGFDSTIVGMVPTGHYWINLSKWLFAQDIEAVTVNPHLVKKNKENRDNTQSKSDKKDALVIADMVKNGYYSFIRPTSKAFEKLRVLMSNRDMTVKRLVSTINQINRWVDIVFPELRQVFKDIKGKGAIATLRLFPTPNELRSMKAPDIVKGWKTQMKRQPGLKKAHQLIELAKHSVGTRQALDAYKLHLEQLIEEFDLATAQLERVEKEVTDVLKRIPYARKLLAIKGISEIALAGILGEAGDLSGFAHGNSLLRHAGLHLAEASSGKWKGQIVLSKRGRSRLRRFLYLATMSLVMNNPDFKELHANNVKVKKMKKMKSIMKLVHKLARVLVGMAQKNESYRPHKVQPIAQMAA is encoded by the coding sequence ATGAAGTTTAAAATGCAAGACAAACAAAATCAACTAATTGAGAGAATTTCTGATAAACACCTTGTTGTTGGTGTTGATATTGCCCAAGAATTACACGTAGCTAGAGCTGTGAATTTCCGTGGAATAGTAGTCGGAGACCCTCTTACATTTGAAAATAATGAAGATGGTTTTGCAAGATTACTACAATGGATTAACCAATTAATAACCAAAAAAGGATTTGATTCTACAATAGTTGGTATGGTACCTACAGGACATTATTGGATTAACCTATCAAAATGGCTATTTGCTCAAGATATTGAAGCTGTAACTGTTAACCCCCATCTAGTGAAAAAAAACAAGGAAAACAGGGATAATACCCAATCCAAAAGTGATAAAAAAGATGCTCTTGTTATTGCTGATATGGTCAAAAATGGTTACTATTCCTTTATTCGTCCTACTTCAAAAGCCTTTGAAAAACTCAGAGTGCTAATGTCCAACCGGGATATGACGGTTAAAAGACTAGTCAGTACTATCAATCAAATTAACCGATGGGTAGATATTGTATTCCCTGAACTTCGACAGGTATTCAAAGATATTAAAGGGAAAGGTGCAATCGCCACTCTTCGCTTATTCCCTACACCAAATGAACTTCGTTCAATGAAGGCACCAGATATCGTTAAAGGTTGGAAAACTCAAATGAAGAGACAACCTGGGTTAAAAAAAGCACATCAATTAATTGAATTAGCTAAGCATTCAGTGGGAACGCGACAAGCACTTGATGCTTATAAACTACACCTTGAACAATTAATTGAAGAGTTTGATCTAGCAACAGCTCAACTTGAACGAGTTGAAAAGGAAGTCACTGACGTTCTTAAACGAATTCCTTACGCAAGAAAGTTACTTGCCATTAAGGGGATTAGCGAAATTGCACTTGCAGGTATTTTAGGAGAAGCAGGAGATTTAAGTGGATTTGCACACGGTAATTCCTTATTGCGTCATGCAGGATTACATCTGGCAGAGGCTAGTTCAGGTAAATGGAAAGGTCAAATTGTCCTCTCAAAACGTGGGAGATCTCGTTTACGTCGATTTTTGTACTTAGCAACTATGAGTCTAGTCATGAACAACCCTGATTTTAAAGAGCTGCACGCTAACAATGTTAAAGTGAAAAAAATGAAGAAAATGAAATCGATTATGAAATTAGTTCATAAACTCGCAAGAGTTTTAGTTGGAATGGCCCAAAAAAATGAATCTTATCGTCCCCACAAAGTACAACCAATAGCTCAAATGGCTGCATAA
- a CDS encoding cell wall hydrolase produces the protein MLAEAVGEGAQGMSMVGSVVANRVEADCAPDFRGLRNIRHAIYQTVPETGIPHFEPVLNGTLYTQRPNEADLQRARNLLHGHREPRARMNLWFFNPSPGKKFRAPCSPTMPRSPMTQFDFAHKNHCFYVAVPGYCTEFYR, from the coding sequence ATGCTGGCGGAAGCGGTCGGTGAAGGGGCGCAAGGGATGAGCATGGTGGGATCGGTTGTGGCCAATCGTGTCGAGGCTGACTGTGCTCCTGACTTCAGAGGGTTGCGCAATATCAGACATGCGATCTATCAAACCGTTCCTGAAACTGGGATTCCTCACTTCGAGCCCGTTTTAAATGGAACATTATATACACAACGTCCCAATGAAGCTGACCTCCAGAGGGCTAGGAATTTGTTGCATGGTCACAGGGAACCTCGAGCGAGAATGAATTTGTGGTTTTTTAACCCCAGTCCGGGGAAAAAATTCCGAGCTCCTTGTTCCCCCACGATGCCAAGATCCCCGATGACGCAGTTCGATTTTGCGCACAAGAATCATTGCTTCTATGTGGCTGTACCGGGCTACTGCACAGAGTTTTACAGATAA
- the gerQ gene encoding spore coat protein GerQ: MTYGDSSYYPINYYPGFYPSSMMRAGAPQQQNGGFPATMPMHSGQSFAAPVVPLGTAGQQLPPGTMEESFIENILRFNKGKIGTFYFTYQGNDKWNAMVYRGRVETAGRDHLIISDPASGKRFLLMMANLDWVEFDEQINYPLAEINPEVQASLTTSE, translated from the coding sequence ATGACTTATGGAGATTCTAGTTATTATCCAATCAATTATTATCCTGGTTTTTACCCATCTTCTATGATGCGGGCTGGTGCCCCACAACAACAAAATGGCGGCTTCCCGGCAACTATGCCTATGCATTCTGGACAGTCATTTGCCGCCCCAGTGGTCCCGCTGGGAACTGCTGGGCAGCAACTTCCGCCAGGCACGATGGAAGAATCATTTATTGAAAATATCCTGCGCTTCAACAAAGGTAAGATCGGGACATTCTACTTTACTTACCAAGGTAACGACAAATGGAATGCGATGGTTTACCGCGGACGCGTAGAAACGGCTGGCCGTGACCACCTCATCATCAGCGACCCGGCCAGCGGTAAACGCTTCCTGCTCATGATGGCAAATCTTGACTGGGTAGAATTCGATGAACAAATTAACTATCCTCTAGCGGAAATTAACCCGGAAGTTCAGGCGTCCCTGACGACATCGGAGTGA